The genomic interval CGTCCGGCGCAGCCCGGAGGCGCCCTCAGGCTTCGACTCGACAGCAGTATCCAGGTTCGCTTCCATCGCCTCTCCTCCGCCTTTCTTACGGATGCCGAAAGGAGGCCGTTTGGCCCCGTTTTCGGCGGCGCCACATCGTAGCATCGCACCGTTCGCCGCTGCGATCTCGGCGGGACGATAGAATCAGCGGGAAATTCAACGACGGAGGCTTCCATGGTTCCTCGCTACTTGCGTCCCCTCCTGGCCCTGATCGCCATCGCCGCTCTCCCGGCTGCGGCTCAGAACGAGCTCTTCATCGACCAGGTCGATGTCAACGTGGTCAACGTCGAGGTCTTCGTGACCGACCGCGATGGCAACCGCGTCGCCGGCCTTTCTCAAGAAGACTTCGAGATTCTCGAAGACGGTCGTGCGGTGGAGATCAGCAACTTCTACTCGGTCTCCTACCAGGACGCCTTCGCTCCGGCGCCGGAGCCCGGCCGCCGAGCCATGCCCCAGCCGCGGCGGGAAATTCCGCCGGATCAGCAGCTCCACCTCGCCATCTTCATGGACCACGCCCACATCTACCCCGCCTCGCGGCGCCAGATCCTGGAAGAGCTCGAAGGGTTCATCGAGGATCGCCTGATCGAGGGCGACAAGATCATGCTGGTCGGCTTCGCCCGCTCGCTGGAGATCGTCGAGCCCTTCACCCAGGACCACCAGCGCCTGCTGCGTGGCCTCGGCAAGATGAGCAAGGAAGCCGCCTACGGACCGATGATCGACGCCCAGCGGCGCCAAGCCTTCCGCTCCATGACGCTGTTCGCCGACGGTGGTGATCCGCAAGCGGCGGCGGCGAACATTCGAACCGCCCATGGCTTCGTCCGCAGCTATGTGCAGTCGGTACAGAGCGACACCCGCAAGGTCACCGAGTCGATCGAAAAGGTGGTGCGCTCCCTCGCCGGCCTGCCGGGCCGCAAGGCGCTGTTGTACGTCAGCAACGGCTTGCCGCAACGGCCCGGAGAGGAGGCCTACCAGTACCTGCTCGACATCACCGGCGCAGCGGCCCTGCGCAGCGCTTCGGTTTCGGGAGTCGGAATCGACCCCGCCCTCGAAGCCATCCGGGACGACGAGGCCCCCCTCTTCGAGCGCGTCACCCGCGAAGCCAACGCTCACCAGGTCACCCTCTACGCCCTCGACGCCGGCGGCAGTGGCGGCGGCAGCGGTCTTTCCGCCGACCTCAACCAGATCGACACCGGTGTCGGCGACAGCGGCCGCGTCACTCTCGATGCCCTGCGCGCCAACAACCTGCGCGAGCCGATGATCGAGCTGGCCGAGGCCACCGGTGGCGCTTCGGTGATCAACACCAACAACTTCGGTGACGGCCTGGCGCGGATGGCGGCCGACTTCGACACCTACTACTCCCTGGGCTACAACTCGCCGCGCGGCGGCGACGGCAAGTACCACAAGATTCAGGTGCGGGTGAAGCGCCCGGACCTGCGAGTTCGCCATCGCACCGGCTACATCGACAAGCCGCAAACGGAGAAGGTCGCCGACCGCACCCTGTCGTCGCTGCTACTCGACCTCGAGAGCAATCCACTGGGCATCGAGGTCGAGACCGGCGAGCCGGAGCTGCACGACCGCAACCGCTACCTGCTGCCGGTGCTGGTGCGCATTCCGATGCGCCAGGTGACCCTGCTGCCGAACGGCGACACCCAGGAAGGGCGGCTGCAGATCTACGTCGTGGTCAAGGACGAGAAGGGTGGCGTCTCGGATCTCCACCAGCATCCCTACCCGGTGTCGATCCCCACCGAGATGCTGGAGAAGGCCCGCCAGACCGATGTCGGCTATCTCGCCCGCCTCGAGCTCCTCTCCGGCAAACCGAAGATCGCCGTCGGCGTTTGGGACGAGCTCTCCGGCGAGGAGTCCTTCGTCCAGCGCAAGGTGCTGGTCGAACGGCCCCCGAAAGCCAAGAAAGGACGTTAGGCCGAAGCGCCGGCGTCGATGACCAGGGTCTGCCCGGTGATCGACGCCGCGTCGTCGGACAGCAAGAAGGCCACCGCCCGCGCCACCGCCGCCGCATCGACGCCGGCCTTCAGGCTTTCGCCCTGGCGCAGATGCTCGACCACCGCTTCTGGTAGCGCCGCGGTCATGTCGGTGGCGACGTAGCCCGGTACGACCGCGTTGACCCGCACGCCACGCCGCCCGACCTCGCGGGACAGGGCCCGCGTCATCGCCAGCAAGCCGGCCTTGGAGGCGGCGTAGACGGCCTGGCCGGCGACCCCGCGCAGGGCACCGAGGGACGACACGTTGACGATCGCGCCGCGGCGCCGCACCATCATGCCGCGCAGCACCGCCCGGCAGAAGCGGAAAGCGCCGCCGAGATTGGTGTCGATGACGCGATCCCAGTCGTCGTCGGAGGTCATGGCGAGGAGTCCTTCGTGGGCGACGCCGGCGTTGTTGACCAGGGCATCGACCGGACCGAGGGCGGCGACCACCTCGTCGACCAGATCCTCCGGCCGGCGGCGATCGCGCAGGTCGCAGGCGAAGGCGCGAGCCCGACCGGCGCTCTCGGACTCGATCCGGCGAGCCTCGGCCTCGCCGCTGCGATAGGTGAAGGCCACCGCGTGATCGGCCGCCAGCAGCGTCTCGACCACCGCTCGGCCAATGCCTCGGCTACCGCCCGTTACGAGGACCGTCGCTGACGCCATCGCGCTCCCTCCAGGCGCGCACCGACCACCGCGCGCGCAATTCTCAAGCTGTCGATCAGAGGACGATAGTGGCTGGTCGAGCGACCATCCGCAAATCCCAACCGAACCGGCACCGACACCACCGTCAGGCCAAGACGGGCGGCCCGCACCACCACCGCGCTCTCGGCCTCGAAGCGCGGCTCGGGAAAGCCGGTGGCTTCGATCAGCGACCGCGAGTAGAGCCGAAAGCCGCTCTGAATATCGCAGAACCGCCGGCCCGCCAGGATCGAGATCAGGCTCGACGAGCAGCGGTTGCTGGCCTTGCGCAGGCGGCTCATCTGAGCGAAGAGATGATCGCGGCTGCCGATCACCATGCCGACGCCCTCTTCCGCCGCCGCCAGCAAACGAGGAATCTCGCTCGGCAGGTGCTGACCATCCGCATCGAGCGTCACCACCGCGTCGCAGCCACGCCCGAAGAGGGCGCCGAAGGCGGTCTGCAGGGCGCGCCCCTTGCCCAGATTGCGCTGGTGGCGCAGGACTTCGGCGCCGGCCGCCGCGGCGACCTCGCCGGTGCCATCGGTGGAGCCGTCGTCGACCACCACCACACGCTCGAGAATCTCACGGCTACCGGTCACCACCGGCCCGACGCTGGCCGCCGCCTGGTAGGCCGGAATGATCGCCGCGACCTTCATCGCAGCGCCTCCAGCACCAGCCAGGAGACCGCGCCGCCGGCAGCGAAGGAGGTCACCAAGGCGCGCCGCGGCGACGCCAGCGGCGAGCCGTCGTGGGGCACCAAGGCGATCGCCGGATCGACCTCGCGGAAGCCTGCCGTCGGTCCGCAGGGGCAGCCCTCCATGGCGAGCACCGCGGCCGCCAGGAATGCGCCGCCGTACTCTCCGGTGACCCCC from Acidobacteriota bacterium carries:
- the fabG gene encoding 3-oxoacyl-ACP reductase FabG codes for the protein MASATVLVTGGSRGIGRAVVETLLAADHAVAFTYRSGEAEARRIESESAGRARAFACDLRDRRRPEDLVDEVVAALGPVDALVNNAGVAHEGLLAMTSDDDWDRVIDTNLGGAFRFCRAVLRGMMVRRRGAIVNVSSLGALRGVAGQAVYAASKAGLLAMTRALSREVGRRGVRVNAVVPGYVATDMTAALPEAVVEHLRQGESLKAGVDAAAVARAVAFLLSDDAASITGQTLVIDAGASA
- a CDS encoding VWA domain-containing protein — translated: MVPRYLRPLLALIAIAALPAAAQNELFIDQVDVNVVNVEVFVTDRDGNRVAGLSQEDFEILEDGRAVEISNFYSVSYQDAFAPAPEPGRRAMPQPRREIPPDQQLHLAIFMDHAHIYPASRRQILEELEGFIEDRLIEGDKIMLVGFARSLEIVEPFTQDHQRLLRGLGKMSKEAAYGPMIDAQRRQAFRSMTLFADGGDPQAAAANIRTAHGFVRSYVQSVQSDTRKVTESIEKVVRSLAGLPGRKALLYVSNGLPQRPGEEAYQYLLDITGAAALRSASVSGVGIDPALEAIRDDEAPLFERVTREANAHQVTLYALDAGGSGGGSGLSADLNQIDTGVGDSGRVTLDALRANNLREPMIELAEATGGASVINTNNFGDGLARMAADFDTYYSLGYNSPRGGDGKYHKIQVRVKRPDLRVRHRTGYIDKPQTEKVADRTLSSLLLDLESNPLGIEVETGEPELHDRNRYLLPVLVRIPMRQVTLLPNGDTQEGRLQIYVVVKDEKGGVSDLHQHPYPVSIPTEMLEKARQTDVGYLARLELLSGKPKIAVGVWDELSGEESFVQRKVLVERPPKAKKGR
- a CDS encoding glycosyltransferase family 2 protein, producing MKVAAIIPAYQAAASVGPVVTGSREILERVVVVDDGSTDGTGEVAAAAGAEVLRHQRNLGKGRALQTAFGALFGRGCDAVVTLDADGQHLPSEIPRLLAAAEEGVGMVIGSRDHLFAQMSRLRKASNRCSSSLISILAGRRFCDIQSGFRLYSRSLIEATGFPEPRFEAESAVVVRAARLGLTVVSVPVRLGFADGRSTSHYRPLIDSLRIARAVVGARLEGARWRQRRSS